The Neovison vison isolate M4711 unplaced genomic scaffold, ASM_NN_V1 Scaffold_093, whole genome shotgun sequence genome includes a window with the following:
- the LOC122898040 gene encoding alpha-mannosidase 2C1-like isoform X1 — MAAAPALKHWRTTLERVEKFVSPLYFTDCNLRGRLFRDSCPVTALSSFQTPERLSYQQAVQQEFRPAQIGDSFGPTWWTCWFRVELTIPEAWVGQEVHLRWESDGEGLLWREGEPIQGLTTEGEKTSYVLTNRLEEGDPRSLTVYVEVACNGLLGAGKGSMIAAPDPEKMFQVSRAELAVFCRDVHRLLVDLELLLGIAKGLGEDNQRSFQALYTANQMVNVCDPAQPQTFPVAQALASRFFGQRGGESQHTIHAMGHCHIDTAWLWPFKETVRKCARSWATAVQLMEQNPDFIFACSQAQQFQWVKNHYPGLHARLQEFSCRGQFVPVGGTWVEMDGNLPSGEAMVRQFLQGQNFFLQEFGKMCSEFWLPDTFGYSAQLPQIMRSCGIRRFLTQKLSWNLVNSFPHHTFFWEGLDGSRVLAHFPPGDSYGMQGSVEEVLKTVVNNRDKGRTNHSAFLFGFGDGGGGPTQTMLDRLKRLHNTDGLPRVQLSSPGRLFSALESHSGQLCTWVGELFLELHNGTYTTQAQLKKGNRECERILHDVELLSSLAVARSTQFLYPAAQLQDLWRLLLLNQFHDVLTGSCIQLVAEEAMCHYEDIRSHGNTLLSAAVAALCAGEPGPEGLLIVNTLPWKRTEVLALPRPGGAHSLALVTVPSMGYAPAPTPTSVQPLQTQQPVFVVQETDGSVTLDNGIIRVRLDPTGCLTSLVLVASGREAIAEGMVGNQFVLFDDVPLYWDAWDVMDYHLETRKPVLGQAGTLAVGTEGGMRGSAWFLLQISPNSRLSQEVVLDVGCPYVRFHTEVHWHEAHKFLKVEFPTRVRSLQATYEVQFGHLQRPTHHNTSWDWARFEVWAHRWMDLSEHGFGLALLNDCKYGASVRGNILSLSLLRAPKAPDATADMGRHEFTYALMPHKGSFQEAGVIRAAYNLNFPLLALPAPGPAPAASWSAFSVSSPAVVLETVKQAEASLQGRTLVLRLYEAHGSHVDCWLYTSLPIQEAVLCNLLEQRDPDGHLPLKDSRLKLTFSPFQVRSLLLVLQPPPN, encoded by the exons ATGGCGGCGGCGCCGGCCCTGAAGCACTGGCGCACTACTCTGGAGCGGGTAGAGAAATTCGTGTCGCCGCTTTATTTCACGGACTGTAACCTCCGCGGCAG GCTCTTCAGAGACAGCTGCCCGGTGACCGCGCTCTCCAGCTTCCAGACGCCGGAGAGGCTTTCCTACCAGCAGGCGGTGCAGCAGGAGTTCCGCCCCGCGCAGATCGGGGACAGCTTTGGACCCAC GTGGTGGACCTGCTGGTTTCGGGTAGAGCTCACCATCCCAGAGGCATGGGTGGGTCAAGAAGTTCACCTTCGATGGGAAAGTGATGGAGAAGGCCTGCTATGGCGAGAGGGAGAACCTATCCAG GGTTTGACCACAGAGGGGGAGAAGACCAGCTATGTCCTGACCAACAGGCTGGAAGAAGGAGACCCCCGGAG CCTGACCGTCTATGTGGAAGTAGCCTGCAATGGGCtcctgggggctgggaagggaagCATGATCGCAGCCCCAGACCCAGAGAAGATGTTCCAGGTGAGCCGGGCTGAGCTGGCTGTGTTCTGCCGGGATGTCCACAGACTCCTGGTGGATCTGGAGCTGCTGCTGGGCATAGCCAAG GGTCTTGGGGAAGACAACCAGCGCAGCTTCCAGGCCCTGTACACAGCCAACCAGATGGTGAACGTGTGTGACCCTGCCCAGCCACAGACTTTCCCGGTGGCCCAGGCTCTGGCCTCCAGGTTCTTTGGCCAACGTGGAGGAGAAAGTCAGCATACCATCCATGCCATGGGTCATTGCCACATTGATACAG CCTGGCTTTGGCCCTTCAAGGAGACTGTGCGAAAATGTGCCCGGAGCTGGGCGACAGCCGTGCAGCTCATGGAACAGAACCCGGACTTCATCTTTGCCTGCTCCCAG GCACAGCAGTTTCAGTGGGTAAAGAACCACTACCCTGGCCTGCATGCCCGGCTCCAGGAGTTCTCCTGCCGAGGGCAGTTCGTGCCTgtgggggggacctgggtggaAATG GACGGGAACCTTCCCAGTGGAGAGGCCATGGTGAGGCAGTTCCTGCAGGGCCAGAACTTCTTCCTGCAGGAGTTTGGGAAAATGTGCTCGGAG TTCTGGCTCCCAGACACGTTTGGCTACTCAGCCCAGTTGCCCCAGATCATGCGCAGCTGCGGCATCAGGCGCTTCCTGACCCAAAAACTGAGCTGGAACTTGGTGAACTCCTTCCCg CACCATACTTTTTTCTGGGAGGGGCTGGATGGCTCCCGTGTGCTGGCTCACTTCCCACCTGGAGACTCATATGGGATGCAGGGCAGTGTGGAGGAG GTGCTGAAGACCGTGGTCAACAACCGGGACAAGGGGCGGACCAACCACAGTGCCTTCCTCTTTGGCTttggggatgggggcgggggcccCACCCAGACCATGCTGGACCGCCTGAAGCGGCTGCACAACACAGACGGGCTGCCCAG GGTGCAGCTGTCTTCTCCGGGGCGACTCTTCTCCGCACTGGAGAGCCATTCAGGGCAGCTGTGCACGTGGGTCGGGGAGCTCTTCCTGGAGCTACACAATGGCACCTACACCACACAGGCCCAG CTCAAGAAGGGGAACCGGGAGTGTGAGCGGATCCTGCACGACGTGGAGCTGCTCAGCAGCCTGGCCGTGGCCCGCAGCACCCAGTTCCTGTACCCGGCAGCCCAGCTGCAGGACCTCTGGAG gctgctgctcctgaACCAGTTCCATGACGTGCTGACCGGAAGCTGTATCCAGCTGGTGGCGGAGGAGGCCATGTGCCACTATGAAG ACATCCGTTCCCATGGCAACACGCTGCTGAGTGCTGCGGTGGCCGCACTGTGTGCCGGGGAGCCAGGCCCCGAGGGCCTCCTCATCGTCAACACGCTGCCGTGGAAACGCACTGAAGTATTGGCCCTGCCCAGGCCTGGTGGGGCCCACAGCCTCG CCCTGGTGACCGTGCCCAGCATGGGCtatgctcctgcccccacccccacctcagtgCAGCCCCTGCAGACCCAGCAGCCTGTGTTTGTGGTGCAAGAG ACCGACGGTTCTGTGACTCTGGACAATGGCATCATCCGGGTGAGGCTGGACCCAACTGGCTGCCTGACATCCTTGGTGCTCGTGGCCTCCGGCAG GGAGGCCATTGCTGAGGGCATGGTGGGGAACCAGTTTGTGTTGTTTGATGATGTCCCTCTGTACTGGGACGCATGGGACGTCATGGACTACCATTTGGAGACACG GAAGCCAGTGCTGGGCCAGGCAGGAACCTTGGCAGTGGGCACTGAGGGCGGCATGCGGGGCAGCGCCTGGTTCCTGCTGCAGATCAGCCCCAATAGTCGGCTCAGCCAGGAGGTGGTGCTGGACGTTGGCTGCCCCTATGTCCGCTTCCACACCGAG GTGCACTGGCATGAGGCCCACAAGTTCCTGAAGGTGGAGTTCCCCACCCGCGTGCGGAGCCTCCAAGCCACCTATGAGGTCCAGTTCGGACATCTGCAGCGGCCCACGCACCACAACACCTCTTGGGACTGGGCTCGATTTGAG GTGTGGGCCCACCGCTGGATGGACCTGTCAGAGCACGGCTTTGGGCTGGCTCTGCTCAACGACTGCAAGTACGGCGCGTCGGTCCGCGGCAACATCCTCAGCCTCTCTCT CTTGCGGGCACCAAAGGCCCCGGACGCCACTGCTGACATGGGTCGCCACGAGTTCACCTACGCGCTGATGCCGCACAAGG GCTCCTTCCAGGAAGCTGGCGTTATCCGCGCTGCCTACAACCTCAACTTCCCCCTGTTGGCACTGCCTGCCCCAGGCCCGGCGCCCGCGGCGTCCTGGAGCGCCTTCTCTGTGTCCTCGCCCGCAGTCGTGTTGGAGACAGTCAAGCAG GCAGAGGCCAGCCTCCAGGGCCGTACGCTGGTGCTCAGGCTGTATGAGGCCCACGGCAGCCACGTCGACTGCTGGCTGTACACGTCGCTGCCGATTCAGGAGGCCGTCCT CTGCAACCTCCTGGAGCAGCGCGACCCTGACGGCCACCTGCCCCTTAAGGACTCCCGCCTGAAGCTTACCTTTTCTCCCTTCCAAGTTCGGTCCCTGTTGCTGGTGCTGCAGCCCCCTCCCAACTGA
- the LOC122898042 gene encoding endonuclease 8-like 1 isoform X2, which translates to MPEGPELHLASLYVNEACKGLVFAGCVEKSPVSRNPEVPFESSAYCISSSARGKELRLTLSPLPGSQPPQEPLALVFRFGMSGSFQLAPRDALPAHAHLRFYTAPPGPPLALCFVDIRRFGHWDLGGEWQPGRGPCVLLEYEQFRENVLRNLADKVFDQPICEALLDQRFFNGIGNYLRAEILYRLRIPPFEKARKILEELQQRRPSPELTLSQKIRAKLQNPDLLELCHSVPKEVVQLGGKGYGPEHGEEDFAAFRAWLQCYGVPGMSSLRDRRGRTIWFQGDPGPLAPKGGKSRKKKSKGAQQGPEHRLESPLGTISSTQDPLVPSTAPSRTRGTPRDPPGQSTAQQPEGTSLQQDPGVPPVPGKGKRRRRPATSGHRRPRRIKADTPSLDNEGTAAS; encoded by the exons ATGCCTGAGGGCCCCGAGCTACATCTGGCCAGTCTCTATGTGAACGAGGCGTGCAAGGGACTGGTGTTTGCCGGGTGTGTGGAGAAGTCACCCGTCAGCCGCAACCCCGAGGTGCCGTTTGAGAGCAGCGCATACTGCATCTCCTCCTCGGCCCGTGGCAAGGAGCTGCGcctgactctgagccccctgcctgggtcccagcccccacaggagccacTGGCCCTGGTCTTCCGCTTTGGCATGTCTGGCTCCTTCCAGCTGGCGCCCCGGGACGCACTGCCAGCCCATGCCCACCTGCGCTTTTACACAGCTCCCCCTGGTCCCCCACTCGCCCTCTGCTTCGTGGACATCCGCCGCTTCGGCCATTGGGACCTCGGGGGCGAGTGGCAGCCCGGCCGCGGGCCTTGTGTCTTGCTGGAGTACGAGCAGTTCAG GGAGAACGTGTTACGAAACCTAGCGGACAAGGTCTTTGACCAGCCCATCTGCGAGGCCCTCTTGGACCAGAGGTTCTTCAATGGCATTGGCAACTATCTGCGGGCAGAGATCCTGTACCG GCTGAGGATACCCCCTTTTGAGAAGGCCCGTAAGATTCTAGAGGAGCTGCAGCAGCGCAGGCCG aGCCCGGAGctgaccctgagccagaagatcAGGGCTAAGCTGCAGAACCCAGACCTGCTGGAACTGTGTCACTCCGTGCCCAAGGAAGTGGTCCAGCTGG GGGGCAAAGGATATGGGCCAGAGCATGGGGAGGAGGACTTCGCTGCCTTCCGAGCATGGCTGCAGTGCTATGGCGTGCCTGGCATGAGCTCCCTGCGGGACCGGCGTGGCCGGACCATCTGGTTCCAG GGGGATCCTGGACCCCTGGCCCCGAAAG GAGGCAAGTCCCGCAAGAAGAAATCCAAAGGAGCACAGCAGGGGCCTGAGCACAGACTGGAG AGCCCCCTGGGGACTATCTCCTCTACTCAGGACCCTCTCGTTCCAAGCACAGCCCCTTCCAGGACACGTGGGACACCCAGAGACCCTCCTGGTCAAAGTACAGCCCAGCAGCCAGAGGGGACCAGCCTCCAGCAGGACCCAGGGGTCCCGCCAGTCCctgggaagggaaaaaggaggaggagaccaGCAACCTCAG GCCACCGCAGACCCCGAAGGATCAAAGCTGACACCCCATCCTTGGATAATGAGGGGACGGCAGCCTCTTAG
- the LOC122898042 gene encoding endonuclease 8-like 1 isoform X1 — protein sequence MSQGDAWPYLLSSCLPPYRPSHPLPRMPEGPELHLASLYVNEACKGLVFAGCVEKSPVSRNPEVPFESSAYCISSSARGKELRLTLSPLPGSQPPQEPLALVFRFGMSGSFQLAPRDALPAHAHLRFYTAPPGPPLALCFVDIRRFGHWDLGGEWQPGRGPCVLLEYEQFRENVLRNLADKVFDQPICEALLDQRFFNGIGNYLRAEILYRLRIPPFEKARKILEELQQRRPSPELTLSQKIRAKLQNPDLLELCHSVPKEVVQLGGKGYGPEHGEEDFAAFRAWLQCYGVPGMSSLRDRRGRTIWFQGDPGPLAPKGGKSRKKKSKGAQQGPEHRLEDPLVPSTAPSRTRGTPRDPPGQSTAQQPEGTSLQQDPGVPPVPGKGKRRRRPATSGHRRPRRIKADTPSLDNEGTAAS from the exons ATGTCACAAGGTGATGCTTGGCCCTACCTGCTGTCATCCTGCCTTCCCCCCTACAGGCCCAGCCACCCATTGCCCAGAATGCCTGAGGGCCCCGAGCTACATCTGGCCAGTCTCTATGTGAACGAGGCGTGCAAGGGACTGGTGTTTGCCGGGTGTGTGGAGAAGTCACCCGTCAGCCGCAACCCCGAGGTGCCGTTTGAGAGCAGCGCATACTGCATCTCCTCCTCGGCCCGTGGCAAGGAGCTGCGcctgactctgagccccctgcctgggtcccagcccccacaggagccacTGGCCCTGGTCTTCCGCTTTGGCATGTCTGGCTCCTTCCAGCTGGCGCCCCGGGACGCACTGCCAGCCCATGCCCACCTGCGCTTTTACACAGCTCCCCCTGGTCCCCCACTCGCCCTCTGCTTCGTGGACATCCGCCGCTTCGGCCATTGGGACCTCGGGGGCGAGTGGCAGCCCGGCCGCGGGCCTTGTGTCTTGCTGGAGTACGAGCAGTTCAG GGAGAACGTGTTACGAAACCTAGCGGACAAGGTCTTTGACCAGCCCATCTGCGAGGCCCTCTTGGACCAGAGGTTCTTCAATGGCATTGGCAACTATCTGCGGGCAGAGATCCTGTACCG GCTGAGGATACCCCCTTTTGAGAAGGCCCGTAAGATTCTAGAGGAGCTGCAGCAGCGCAGGCCG aGCCCGGAGctgaccctgagccagaagatcAGGGCTAAGCTGCAGAACCCAGACCTGCTGGAACTGTGTCACTCCGTGCCCAAGGAAGTGGTCCAGCTGG GGGGCAAAGGATATGGGCCAGAGCATGGGGAGGAGGACTTCGCTGCCTTCCGAGCATGGCTGCAGTGCTATGGCGTGCCTGGCATGAGCTCCCTGCGGGACCGGCGTGGCCGGACCATCTGGTTCCAG GGGGATCCTGGACCCCTGGCCCCGAAAG GAGGCAAGTCCCGCAAGAAGAAATCCAAAGGAGCACAGCAGGGGCCTGAGCACAGACTGGAG GACCCTCTCGTTCCAAGCACAGCCCCTTCCAGGACACGTGGGACACCCAGAGACCCTCCTGGTCAAAGTACAGCCCAGCAGCCAGAGGGGACCAGCCTCCAGCAGGACCCAGGGGTCCCGCCAGTCCctgggaagggaaaaaggaggaggagaccaGCAACCTCAG GCCACCGCAGACCCCGAAGGATCAAAGCTGACACCCCATCCTTGGATAATGAGGGGACGGCAGCCTCTTAG
- the LOC122898040 gene encoding alpha-mannosidase 2C1-like isoform X2, with protein MAAAPALKHWRTTLERVEKFVSPLYFTDCNLRGRLFRDSCPVTALSSFQTPERLSYQQAVQQEFRPAQIGDSFGPTWWTCWFRVELTIPEAWVGQEVHLRWESDGEGLLWREGEPIQGLTTEGEKTSYVLTNRLEEGDPRSLTVYVEVACNGLLGAGKGSMIAAPDPEKMFQVSRAELAVFCRDVHRLLVDLELLLGIAKGLGEDNQRSFQALYTANQMVNVCDPAQPQTFPVAQALASRFFGQRGGESQHTIHAMGHCHIDTAWLWPFKETVRKCARSWATAVQLMEQNPDFIFACSQAQQFQWVKNHYPGLHARLQEFSCRGQFVPVGGTWVEMDGNLPSGEAMVRQFLQGQNFFLQEFGKMCSEFWLPDTFGYSAQLPQIMRSCGIRRFLTQKLSWNLVNSFPHHTFFWEGLDGSRVLAHFPPGDSYGMQGSVEEVLKTVVNNRDKGRTNHSAFLFGFGDGGGGPTQTMLDRLKRLHNTDGLPRVQLSSPGRLFSALESHSGQLCTWVGELFLELHNGTYTTQAQLKKGNRECERILHDVELLSSLAVARSTQFLYPAAQLQDLWRLLLLNQFHDVLTGSCIQLVAEEAMCHYEDIRSHGNTLLSAAVAALCAGEPGPEGLLIVNTLPWKRTEVLALPRPGGAHSLALVTVPSMGYAPAPTPTSVQPLQTQQPVFVVQETDGSVTLDNGIIRVRLDPTGCLTSLVLVASGREAIAEGMVGNQFVLFDDVPLYWDAWDVMDYHLETRKPVLGQAGTLAVGTEGGMRGSAWFLLQISPNSRLSQEVVLDVGCPYVRFHTEVHWHEAHKFLKVEFPTRVRSLQATYEVQFGHLQRPTHHNTSWDWARFEMRS; from the exons ATGGCGGCGGCGCCGGCCCTGAAGCACTGGCGCACTACTCTGGAGCGGGTAGAGAAATTCGTGTCGCCGCTTTATTTCACGGACTGTAACCTCCGCGGCAG GCTCTTCAGAGACAGCTGCCCGGTGACCGCGCTCTCCAGCTTCCAGACGCCGGAGAGGCTTTCCTACCAGCAGGCGGTGCAGCAGGAGTTCCGCCCCGCGCAGATCGGGGACAGCTTTGGACCCAC GTGGTGGACCTGCTGGTTTCGGGTAGAGCTCACCATCCCAGAGGCATGGGTGGGTCAAGAAGTTCACCTTCGATGGGAAAGTGATGGAGAAGGCCTGCTATGGCGAGAGGGAGAACCTATCCAG GGTTTGACCACAGAGGGGGAGAAGACCAGCTATGTCCTGACCAACAGGCTGGAAGAAGGAGACCCCCGGAG CCTGACCGTCTATGTGGAAGTAGCCTGCAATGGGCtcctgggggctgggaagggaagCATGATCGCAGCCCCAGACCCAGAGAAGATGTTCCAGGTGAGCCGGGCTGAGCTGGCTGTGTTCTGCCGGGATGTCCACAGACTCCTGGTGGATCTGGAGCTGCTGCTGGGCATAGCCAAG GGTCTTGGGGAAGACAACCAGCGCAGCTTCCAGGCCCTGTACACAGCCAACCAGATGGTGAACGTGTGTGACCCTGCCCAGCCACAGACTTTCCCGGTGGCCCAGGCTCTGGCCTCCAGGTTCTTTGGCCAACGTGGAGGAGAAAGTCAGCATACCATCCATGCCATGGGTCATTGCCACATTGATACAG CCTGGCTTTGGCCCTTCAAGGAGACTGTGCGAAAATGTGCCCGGAGCTGGGCGACAGCCGTGCAGCTCATGGAACAGAACCCGGACTTCATCTTTGCCTGCTCCCAG GCACAGCAGTTTCAGTGGGTAAAGAACCACTACCCTGGCCTGCATGCCCGGCTCCAGGAGTTCTCCTGCCGAGGGCAGTTCGTGCCTgtgggggggacctgggtggaAATG GACGGGAACCTTCCCAGTGGAGAGGCCATGGTGAGGCAGTTCCTGCAGGGCCAGAACTTCTTCCTGCAGGAGTTTGGGAAAATGTGCTCGGAG TTCTGGCTCCCAGACACGTTTGGCTACTCAGCCCAGTTGCCCCAGATCATGCGCAGCTGCGGCATCAGGCGCTTCCTGACCCAAAAACTGAGCTGGAACTTGGTGAACTCCTTCCCg CACCATACTTTTTTCTGGGAGGGGCTGGATGGCTCCCGTGTGCTGGCTCACTTCCCACCTGGAGACTCATATGGGATGCAGGGCAGTGTGGAGGAG GTGCTGAAGACCGTGGTCAACAACCGGGACAAGGGGCGGACCAACCACAGTGCCTTCCTCTTTGGCTttggggatgggggcgggggcccCACCCAGACCATGCTGGACCGCCTGAAGCGGCTGCACAACACAGACGGGCTGCCCAG GGTGCAGCTGTCTTCTCCGGGGCGACTCTTCTCCGCACTGGAGAGCCATTCAGGGCAGCTGTGCACGTGGGTCGGGGAGCTCTTCCTGGAGCTACACAATGGCACCTACACCACACAGGCCCAG CTCAAGAAGGGGAACCGGGAGTGTGAGCGGATCCTGCACGACGTGGAGCTGCTCAGCAGCCTGGCCGTGGCCCGCAGCACCCAGTTCCTGTACCCGGCAGCCCAGCTGCAGGACCTCTGGAG gctgctgctcctgaACCAGTTCCATGACGTGCTGACCGGAAGCTGTATCCAGCTGGTGGCGGAGGAGGCCATGTGCCACTATGAAG ACATCCGTTCCCATGGCAACACGCTGCTGAGTGCTGCGGTGGCCGCACTGTGTGCCGGGGAGCCAGGCCCCGAGGGCCTCCTCATCGTCAACACGCTGCCGTGGAAACGCACTGAAGTATTGGCCCTGCCCAGGCCTGGTGGGGCCCACAGCCTCG CCCTGGTGACCGTGCCCAGCATGGGCtatgctcctgcccccacccccacctcagtgCAGCCCCTGCAGACCCAGCAGCCTGTGTTTGTGGTGCAAGAG ACCGACGGTTCTGTGACTCTGGACAATGGCATCATCCGGGTGAGGCTGGACCCAACTGGCTGCCTGACATCCTTGGTGCTCGTGGCCTCCGGCAG GGAGGCCATTGCTGAGGGCATGGTGGGGAACCAGTTTGTGTTGTTTGATGATGTCCCTCTGTACTGGGACGCATGGGACGTCATGGACTACCATTTGGAGACACG GAAGCCAGTGCTGGGCCAGGCAGGAACCTTGGCAGTGGGCACTGAGGGCGGCATGCGGGGCAGCGCCTGGTTCCTGCTGCAGATCAGCCCCAATAGTCGGCTCAGCCAGGAGGTGGTGCTGGACGTTGGCTGCCCCTATGTCCGCTTCCACACCGAG GTGCACTGGCATGAGGCCCACAAGTTCCTGAAGGTGGAGTTCCCCACCCGCGTGCGGAGCCTCCAAGCCACCTATGAGGTCCAGTTCGGACATCTGCAGCGGCCCACGCACCACAACACCTCTTGGGACTGGGCTCGATTTGAG atgaggagctgA